The proteins below are encoded in one region of Saccopteryx leptura isolate mSacLep1 chromosome 1, mSacLep1_pri_phased_curated, whole genome shotgun sequence:
- the ABHD8 gene encoding protein ABHD8 isoform X2 — MLTGVTDGIFCCLLGAPPNAVGPLESVESSDGYTFVEVKPGRVLRVKHAGPAPVPTLPPPLPDTAQGDQSGLVRCQRRITVYRNGRLLVENLGQAPRADLLHGQNGSGEPPASLEVELVDPAGSDGRSGPVSTGSGSAGRRRRARRPKRTIHIDCEKRITSCKGTQADVVLFFIHGVGGSLAIWKEQLDFFVRLGYEVVAPDLAGHGASSAPQVAAAYTFYALAEDMRAIFKRYAKKRNVLIGHSYGVSFCTFLAHEYPDLVHKVIMINGGGPTALEPSFCSIFNMPTCVLHCLSPCLAWSFLKAGFAHQGAKEKQLLKEGNAFNVSSFVLRAMMSGQYWPEGDEVYHAELTVPVLLVHGMHDKFVPVEEDQRMAEILLLAFLKLIDEGSHMVMLECPETVNTLLHEFLLWEPEPQPNSLPAPPEEKK; from the exons ATGCTGACCGGGGTGACCGATGGGATCTTCTGCTGCCTGCTGGGCGCACCACCCAATGCAGTGGGGCCACTGGAGAGCGTTGAGTCCAGTGATGGCTACACCTTCGTGGAGGTCAAGCCTGGCCGTGTGCTGCGGGTGAAGCATGCTGGACCGGCTCCAGTCCCCACCCTACCTCCCCCACTGCCTGACACAGCCCAGGGGGACCAGTCTGGCTTGGTCCGCTGCCAGCGCCGAATCACCGTGTACCGCAACGGGCGGTTACTGGTGGAGAACCTGGGCCAGGCGCCTCGAGCTGATCTCCTGCATGGGCAGAATGGCTCCGGGGAGCCGCCGGCCTCTCTAGAGGTGGAGTTGGTGGACCCGGCGGGCAGCGATGGCCGTTCAGGCCCGGTCAGCACTGGAAGCGGCAGTGCTGGGCGACGGCGGCGAGCACGGCGCCCCAAGAGGACCATCCACATTGACTGTGAGAAGCGCATCACCAGTTGCAAAGGCACCCAGGCCGATGTGGTGCTCTTTTTCATCCATGGTGTTGGCGGTTCCCTGGCCATCTGGAAGGAGCAGCTGGACTTCTTTGTGCGCCTGGGCTATGAGGTGGTGGCACCGGATCTGGCTGGTCATGGGGCCAGCTCAGCACCCCAGGTGGCTGCAGCCTATACCTTCTATGCGTTAGCAGAGGACATGCGCGCCATCTTCAAGCGCTATGCCAAGAAGAGAAATGTGCTCATTGGGCATTCCTACGG TGTCTCTTTCTGCACGTTCCTGGCACATGAGTACCCAGACCTGGTGCACAAGGTGATCATGATCAACGGTGGTGGCCCCACGGCACTGGAGCCCAGCTTCTGCTCCATCTTCAACATGCCCACGTGTGTCCTGCACTGCCTGTCGCCCTGTCTGGCATGGAGCTTCCTCAA GGCTGGCTTTGCCCACCAAGGGGCCAAAGAGAAACAGCTACTGAAGGAGGGCAATGCATTCAACGTTTCGTCCTTCGTGTTACGGGCCATGATGAGTGGCCAGTACTGGCCCGAGGGAGATGAGGTCTACCATGCTGAGCTTACTGTGCCTGTCCTGCTCGTCCATGGCATGCATGACAAGTTTGTGCCGGTGGAGGAAGACCAGCGCATGGCTGAG ATTCTGCTTCTGGCCTTCCTGAAGCTCATCGACGAAGGCAGCCACATGGTGATGCTGGAGTGTCCAGAGACGGTCAATACGTTGCTCCACGAATTTCTGCTTTGGGAGCCTGAGCCCCAACCCAACTCCCTGCCCGCGCCCCCGGAAGAGAAAAAGTAG
- the BABAM1 gene encoding BRISC and BRCA1-A complex member 1 isoform X2, with translation MEVAEPSSPTEEEEEEEEQSVEPRPRTRSNPEGAEDRAPGAQPNVGNRSEGEGEAASADDGTPNPLGAAPKPWQVPPPVPEVQVRTPRVNCPEKVIICLDLSEEMSLPKLESFNGSKTNALNVSQKMIEMFVRTKHKIDKSHEFALVVVNDDTAWLSGLTSDPRELCSCLYDLETASCSTFNMEGLFSLIQQKTELPVTENVQTIPPPYVVRTILVYSRSPCQPQFSLTEPMKKMFQCPYFFFDVVYIHNGADEKEEEMSWKDMFAFMGSLDTKGTSYKYEVALAGPALELHNCMAKLLAHPLQRPCQSHASYSLLEEEDEATEVEATV, from the exons ATGGAGGTGGCAGAGCCCAGCAGCCCCAccgaagaagaggaggaagaggaggagcagtcAGTGGAGCCAAGGCCCCGCACACGCTCCAACCCTGAGGGGGCCGAGGACCGGGCACCAGGGGCCCAACCCAATGTGGGCAACCgcagtgagggtgagggtgaggcagCCAGTGCTGATGATGGGACCCCCAACCCTCTGGGAGCTGCCCCCAAACCCTGGCAGGTGCCCCCGCCAGTCCCTGAGGTCCAGGTGCGGACACCAAGGGTCAACTGTCCAGAGAAGGTG ATCATCTGCCTGGACCTGTCGGAGGAAATGTCATTGCCAAAATTGGAGTCGTTCAATGG CTCCAAAACCAACGCACTCAATGTCTCACAGAAGATGATTGAGATGTTCGTGCGGACTAAACACAAGATTGACAAAAGCCATGAATTTGCTCTAGTGGTGGTGAATGATGACACTGCCTGG tTGTCTGGCCTGACCTCCGACCCCCGGGAGCTCTGCAGCTGCCTCTATGACCTTGAGACGGCTTCTTGCTCCACCTTTA ATATGGAAGGTCTCTTCAGCCTCAT CCAGCAGAAGACCGAGCTGCCAGTCACAGAGAACGTGCAGACGATCCCACCCCCATATGTGGTTCGTACCATCCTTGTCTACAGCCGCTCGCCCTGTCAGCCCCAGTTCTCCCTGACAGAGCCCATGAAG AAAATGTTCCAGTGTCCGTATTTTTTCTTCGATGTTGTTTACATCCACAATGGCGCCGacgagaaggaggaggagatgagtTGGAAG GATATGTTTGCCTTCATGGGCAGCCTGGATACCAAGGGCACCAGCTACAAGTATGAAGTGGCACTGGCCGGGCCAGCCCTTGAGCTGCACAACTGTATGGCCAAGCTGCTGGCTCACCCACTGCAGCGGCCCTGCCAGAGCCATGCCTCCTACagcctcctggaggaggaagatgaagcCACTGAGGTTGAGGCCACTGTCTGA
- the ABHD8 gene encoding protein ABHD8 isoform X1 produces the protein MLTGVTDGIFCCLLGAPPNAVGPLESVESSDGYTFVEVKPGRVLRVKHAGPAPVPTLPPPLPDTAQGDQSGLVRCQRRITVYRNGRLLVENLGQAPRADLLHGQNGSGEPPASLEVELVDPAGSDGRSGPVSTGSGSAGRRRRARRPKRTIHIDCEKRITSCKGTQADVVLFFIHGVGGSLAIWKEQLDFFVRLGYEVVAPDLAGHGASSAPQVAAAYTFYALAEDMRAIFKRYAKKRNVLIGHSYGSVSFCTFLAHEYPDLVHKVIMINGGGPTALEPSFCSIFNMPTCVLHCLSPCLAWSFLKAGFAHQGAKEKQLLKEGNAFNVSSFVLRAMMSGQYWPEGDEVYHAELTVPVLLVHGMHDKFVPVEEDQRMAEILLLAFLKLIDEGSHMVMLECPETVNTLLHEFLLWEPEPQPNSLPAPPEEKK, from the exons ATGCTGACCGGGGTGACCGATGGGATCTTCTGCTGCCTGCTGGGCGCACCACCCAATGCAGTGGGGCCACTGGAGAGCGTTGAGTCCAGTGATGGCTACACCTTCGTGGAGGTCAAGCCTGGCCGTGTGCTGCGGGTGAAGCATGCTGGACCGGCTCCAGTCCCCACCCTACCTCCCCCACTGCCTGACACAGCCCAGGGGGACCAGTCTGGCTTGGTCCGCTGCCAGCGCCGAATCACCGTGTACCGCAACGGGCGGTTACTGGTGGAGAACCTGGGCCAGGCGCCTCGAGCTGATCTCCTGCATGGGCAGAATGGCTCCGGGGAGCCGCCGGCCTCTCTAGAGGTGGAGTTGGTGGACCCGGCGGGCAGCGATGGCCGTTCAGGCCCGGTCAGCACTGGAAGCGGCAGTGCTGGGCGACGGCGGCGAGCACGGCGCCCCAAGAGGACCATCCACATTGACTGTGAGAAGCGCATCACCAGTTGCAAAGGCACCCAGGCCGATGTGGTGCTCTTTTTCATCCATGGTGTTGGCGGTTCCCTGGCCATCTGGAAGGAGCAGCTGGACTTCTTTGTGCGCCTGGGCTATGAGGTGGTGGCACCGGATCTGGCTGGTCATGGGGCCAGCTCAGCACCCCAGGTGGCTGCAGCCTATACCTTCTATGCGTTAGCAGAGGACATGCGCGCCATCTTCAAGCGCTATGCCAAGAAGAGAAATGTGCTCATTGGGCATTCCTACGG cAGTGTCTCTTTCTGCACGTTCCTGGCACATGAGTACCCAGACCTGGTGCACAAGGTGATCATGATCAACGGTGGTGGCCCCACGGCACTGGAGCCCAGCTTCTGCTCCATCTTCAACATGCCCACGTGTGTCCTGCACTGCCTGTCGCCCTGTCTGGCATGGAGCTTCCTCAA GGCTGGCTTTGCCCACCAAGGGGCCAAAGAGAAACAGCTACTGAAGGAGGGCAATGCATTCAACGTTTCGTCCTTCGTGTTACGGGCCATGATGAGTGGCCAGTACTGGCCCGAGGGAGATGAGGTCTACCATGCTGAGCTTACTGTGCCTGTCCTGCTCGTCCATGGCATGCATGACAAGTTTGTGCCGGTGGAGGAAGACCAGCGCATGGCTGAG ATTCTGCTTCTGGCCTTCCTGAAGCTCATCGACGAAGGCAGCCACATGGTGATGCTGGAGTGTCCAGAGACGGTCAATACGTTGCTCCACGAATTTCTGCTTTGGGAGCCTGAGCCCCAACCCAACTCCCTGCCCGCGCCCCCGGAAGAGAAAAAGTAG
- the BABAM1 gene encoding BRISC and BRCA1-A complex member 1 isoform X1: MEVAEPSSPTEEEEEEEEQSVEPRPRTRSNPEGAEDRAPGAQPNVGNRSEGEGEAASADDGTPNPLGAAPKPWQVPPPVPEVQVRTPRVNCPEKVIICLDLSEEMSLPKLESFNGSKTNALNVSQKMIEMFVRTKHKIDKSHEFALVVVNDDTAWLSGLTSDPRELCSCLYDLETASCSTFNMEGLFSLIQQKTELPVTENVQTIPPPYVVRTILVYSRSPCQPQFSLTEPMKKMFQCPYFFFDVVYIHNGADEKEEEMSWKNPTLVPSPLENPPGARKACQGNLYLKSPSLAPQDMFAFMGSLDTKGTSYKYEVALAGPALELHNCMAKLLAHPLQRPCQSHASYSLLEEEDEATEVEATV, encoded by the exons ATGGAGGTGGCAGAGCCCAGCAGCCCCAccgaagaagaggaggaagaggaggagcagtcAGTGGAGCCAAGGCCCCGCACACGCTCCAACCCTGAGGGGGCCGAGGACCGGGCACCAGGGGCCCAACCCAATGTGGGCAACCgcagtgagggtgagggtgaggcagCCAGTGCTGATGATGGGACCCCCAACCCTCTGGGAGCTGCCCCCAAACCCTGGCAGGTGCCCCCGCCAGTCCCTGAGGTCCAGGTGCGGACACCAAGGGTCAACTGTCCAGAGAAGGTG ATCATCTGCCTGGACCTGTCGGAGGAAATGTCATTGCCAAAATTGGAGTCGTTCAATGG CTCCAAAACCAACGCACTCAATGTCTCACAGAAGATGATTGAGATGTTCGTGCGGACTAAACACAAGATTGACAAAAGCCATGAATTTGCTCTAGTGGTGGTGAATGATGACACTGCCTGG tTGTCTGGCCTGACCTCCGACCCCCGGGAGCTCTGCAGCTGCCTCTATGACCTTGAGACGGCTTCTTGCTCCACCTTTA ATATGGAAGGTCTCTTCAGCCTCAT CCAGCAGAAGACCGAGCTGCCAGTCACAGAGAACGTGCAGACGATCCCACCCCCATATGTGGTTCGTACCATCCTTGTCTACAGCCGCTCGCCCTGTCAGCCCCAGTTCTCCCTGACAGAGCCCATGAAG AAAATGTTCCAGTGTCCGTATTTTTTCTTCGATGTTGTTTACATCCACAATGGCGCCGacgagaaggaggaggagatgagtTGGAAG AACCCAACCCTGGTGCCCAGTCCTCTGGAAAACCCGCCAGGGGCAAGGAAGGCCTGTCAGGGGAACCTTTACCTGAAGAGCCCCTCCCTGGCCCCACAGGATATGTTTGCCTTCATGGGCAGCCTGGATACCAAGGGCACCAGCTACAAGTATGAAGTGGCACTGGCCGGGCCAGCCCTTGAGCTGCACAACTGTATGGCCAAGCTGCTGGCTCACCCACTGCAGCGGCCCTGCCAGAGCCATGCCTCCTACagcctcctggaggaggaagatgaagcCACTGAGGTTGAGGCCACTGTCTGA
- the ANKLE1 gene encoding LOW QUALITY PROTEIN: ankyrin repeat and LEM domain-containing protein 1 (The sequence of the model RefSeq protein was modified relative to this genomic sequence to represent the inferred CDS: inserted 5 bases in 4 codons; substituted 3 bases at 3 genomic stop codons) yields MWGARGRGHLRPPDRRGADPNLVLADGPAAVLLVVRARHPHAFRYLAAVPREGEDPNARSAEKLTPLHVAXCGHGLGLSLQPGAAEPGLRHQDGLPPIDLAEEQEHQNCVCLLLRELQTLTRTPIXDRAETQELEPEPNGTGLKGKGLNTSPFGPPNVMLDSSTALSRSDSRDMDLEADPGPLSLLAYPEVVDKDXSIESSRECWDCSSDVSFLTAVETSGAKDPASNWTGSLSPTKPQLLSASXPSQRVLKSLDIPQLAYGAVSRVKEADLTACLQALTLTLPDASLSHTSLPDGSPAHSPLQEPLHEPLNFHFLTDDQLYLDSEEAALXLTEDEMSSTGGRDPVCSCWCLPVLAMSYLELLQGLLALGESPGFIMFFTXLQYLRQXETKPSCSWLVPSGNPEFKESPETPSPDFSGYSPELIEAVRTGQIPDVQADEDALTLQFERLDPSKRWWEGVVKSSFMYLLLDPRDKELTSYLPSSLGILPKHPCVIEE; encoded by the exons ATGTG GGGGGCGAGGGGTCGCGGTCATCTCAGACCGCCTGATCGCCGCGGCGCTGACCCCAACTTGGTGCTCGCGGATGGCCCCGCAGCCGTCCTCCTGGTAGTGAGAGCCCGGCATCCGCACGCTTTCCGATACCTCGCTGCCGTGCCGCGTGAAGGCGAGGACCCCAATGCTCG ATCAGCCGAGAAGCTAACACCGTTGCATGTGG CATGTGGCCACGGCCTAGGGCTATCGCTGCAGCCTGGAGCTGCTGAGCCAGGGCTGCGCCACCAG GATGGACTCCCGCCAATAGACCTGGCGGAAGAGCAGGAGCACCAGAATTGTGTGTGCCTCCTCCTAAGGGAGCTCCAGACGCTGACCAGGACCCCTA CGGACCGAGCAGAGACCCAAGAGCTAGAACCTGAGCCCAACG gcacaggCCTCAAGGGAAAGGGGCTGAACACCAGTCCTTTTGGACCTCCCAATGTGATGCTGGACTCCTCCACAGCACTGAGCAGAAGTGACAGCAGGGACATGGACCTGGAGGCTGACCCTGGACCCCTCAGCCTCCTTGCCTACCCTGAGGTTGTTGACAAGG GCAGCATAGAGTCATCCCGAGAGTGCTGGGACTGCAGTTCAGATGTCTCCTTTCTCACAGCAGTTGAGACCTCTGGAGCCAAAGACCCGGCCTCCAACTGGACTGGGTCTTTGTCCCCAACCAAGCCGCAACTCCTCTCTGCTAGCTGACCATCCCAGAGGGTGTTAAAGTCTCTGGACATCCCACAGCTGGCATATGGAGCCGTCTCGAGGGTCAAGGAGGCCGATTTAACAGCTTGTCTACAGGCCCTAACTCTAACCTTGCCAGATGCCTCCCTTTCCCATACATCCCTCCCAGATGGgagcccagcccacagcccactTCAGGAACCACTGCATGAACCCCTCAACTTCCACTTCCTAACAGATGACCAGTTATACCTTGACAGTGAGGAGGCTGCTCT GCTGACAGAGGATGAGATGAGCTCTACAGGTGGCAGGGATCCAGTCTGCTCTTGCTGGTGCCTGCCGGTCCTGGCCATGTCTTACCTAGAGCTGCTGCAAGGGCTTTTGGCACTTGGTGAGAGCCCAGGCTTCATCATGTTCTTCACCTAGCTACAATACCTCCGACAATGAGAAACAAAGCCCAGCTGCTCCTGGTTGGTCCCTTCTGGGAATCCAGAGTTCAAGGAGTCTCCGGAGACTCCCA GCCCAGATTTTTCAGGTTATAGCCCAGAGCTGATTGAAGCCGTGAGGACAGGCCAAATCCCAGATGTGCAGGCAGATGAGGATGCACTTACCCTGCAGTTTGAGCGGCTGGATCCCAGCAAAAGGTGGTGGGAGGGTGTAGTGAAGTCCAGTTTCATGTATCTGCTGCTGGACCCTAG GGACAAGGAGCTCACCTCCTATCTGCCCTCTTCTCTGGGAATACTGCCCAAGCACCCCTGTGTAATTGAGGAGTGA